From the Scyliorhinus canicula chromosome 4, sScyCan1.1, whole genome shotgun sequence genome, the window ACCCAGCTCCCACCATCCCCGGGAGTAACACCTTACACCTTTCCCACTATGAAGTAATCTTTTCTGGAGTAGGCCTGGTGCATGCGAGAGAGGAAGGAAAACTCCTCTCTTGGATGACTAAATCTTCATagatccacccctccctcccccctcaccacatcTGTACCATGAACACAGCCAACTCCCTTGCCATCCCAGAAGAAACCAGAGACCTGGGACTTGACCTGTCCATCCTCGGGTCTAATACAcaattgaaatctccccccataactGGTGTGAGTCCAGATCGGAATATGCATCGTCCCAAATTCTCTATGTagctataccacatggactgcagcagctcaagaaggcagatcaccatcaccttctcttttttttaaaaagtatttttattaaggttttgcagaatttttcataataaaacagtagtaacaataataacaaaacaaactagagtgaacattaacatagtgcaaaaagagaatatacaataagaattaaatagacattaccccacgcgacccagacttcccacaccatcccaatgaagcactcacccctcccccccccacccccccccccctatggattgctgctgctgctgacattttaattttccccgagaaagtcggcatacggctgccacctccgagagaaccctagcgtagaccctcttaaggcaaactttattttctcgaggctgagaaacacaGCGATGTcgttaacccaggtctctacactcgggggcttcgagtccctccacattcataaaatccgtctccgggctactagggaggcaaaggccaagacctcagcctctttcgccccctgaactcccgggtcttctgacacaccaaagatcgctatctctggactcagtACCCcctgtgtgttaagcaccttggacattgccctcgcgaacccttgccagaactctctaagctccaggcatgcccaaaacatgtggacatggtttgcagggctgcccttgcacttcataccatcatcaccttctcaagggcaattagagatgggagtaaatactggcctagccagtgacgcccacatcctgcaaaagaAAATTGACAATGGTGATCAGTGCACCATTTTCACGCCAATTTTCTAGCCACTGATTTTAACGTCCAGAAAATTTCAGGTAACACCACTTAATTCGACAGCCCTGCTGACTGAAGTTCCAGACCAGGGGTGAATCAGTGCAAAATGTATCATCAAATGTAGTGATCTGTTGCTTAATTGTTAGAATTAATTCCAACCTCTTTCGAGCTGCAACTTTAATTTAAGAACTTTTAATTTATTAATTTCTTTATTAGATTCTCTCTGTGTCGGTCAGTATATACACTCTCATGACCATTGGCGTTGACCGTTATTATGCCGTTTGCCATCCTCTGAAGTCTCGCATGGGTCGGTCCCGCAGTAAGATATTAATTGCAGTGATTTGGATGGTATCGTTCAGCATCGCATCTGTGCAGTTATTTGTATCGAGGGTGAGTGCAGTGAATATATTGTTCAGTGACTGTCTCTGTTTCAGACGTTCTTCTAAACATTCCTTAAATATAAGGAAAATAATATTAAACGAAGGAATATAGATCATTCCTGGTTCTTCCCAACAAGGTACCTATCATTTTCCTATCAGGCTTGTGTCAGAATTACCTATTTTGACAGAACTCACAAAGAATCTCAGAGCTTACATTTCTCAAATGGTAAATAAATATACCTGCAGCCATGTTATGTCCGTGCAAAGTGCTAATTTATTAGTGATGATGTGATCATTGCAAAACTGCTACCCTGATCATGGTTGTTTGCTACCAACAACATTTGTTCCCCATTTGTATTTGGTCACTATAGAGAGCATTAATAGTcaacccattgctgtgggtctggagtcacatgcagaccaggccgggtaaggatggcagatttccttccctcaaaggtttttacaacaattggtgaTAGTTGGCATCATCACCAATACTGAGACTAGGAGCTGGATTCGCCGCACCCCGACATCAAAATCATGTtcagcgacggggcggagaatccgttttcggGCACCAAATCGGGACCGGTGCCGGTTTTACAAATTCTCCGCGCCCCCGAAAATCGGCATACTCGTGGAGTACGCCGTGCTGAATATCCACCACTTCAGGCCATTGCCTAAGGCCCGCCCTgcaattctccgtccccgaccggccgaatttccaacagcgtggttctaacatggtcccacTGTCCGTGATACTCGcgtggctgctgtggactcagtctgggggatggccgattggagggcagggggccttcattcgggactgggggctatgtgtgcaGGTGTCCGGGCGGCGGTCCAGGTctgcgggctgagtccaccataGAGCACCGCGTAAAAGTCCACAGCATTCACAACGGTGTGaggacttagtcccaaaaatggagaatccagccctagcttTCTGTACAATATGtattaaatgaatttaaattccacccgtTATCATGGTGTTCCCATTATATCCCCAGAGCCTTAGCTAGACCTCTGGATTAtgagtccagtaacattaccagtgTGCATCAATGCCACCCCGTGCCATTGAGTCTATTGAATCAATAGTTGAGCTGTGGAGCTTCAATGTCAGCTGAGTTTGTTGATTTCAGCCCAGTCGTGCAAAGGCTATAATTGGTCACAGCCCCCTGATGAATTATGTGAGAGAAAATTGGCTAGGGCTCTAGTTCCTATGGTAATTGAGACTTCAGAGTCCTGAGCCAGAAGCAGAAATGACTGTGTGTGGAGAgattgggccaagtggcctctttcctCTTTGGTTGGTTAGTAAGATGACTTGAGCACCTAATTTAACCTACAGTGCTTGACAAGGGGATTAAAATATAAGCAGTATGGCACCCACTGGATCTACATTGAAGACACACGTCCCCATTTTAGCAGGTATATTTCAGACAGCATGAGGCCATTACCCAATTGGCTGAGGGCATCTTTGAGATTTGAATCTCAGGGGACTAGGTATTCAGATCCAAATGGCAACCTGTAGCAATCAAATCAGCACATAGTCCTGAAAAATGCCATAAAAATAAGTTAATTTGATTTTTTGAAACTTTCCTTGTTGGCCAGGAGGGACAAGCTTCCCACAATCACCCTCAACCTCCTGTCAAAGCTAAACTTTGCAAGGATCATTCCCATAGTCTCAATGCATTGCAGCATCTTTCCATGCTCCTTGCTCACaccaaggggaggcagtggcacagtggtattgtcactagactagtaacccagagacccagggtaatgctctggagacatgggttcGAAACTCAccgcggcagatggtggaatttgaattcaataaaagtttggaattaaaaatctagtgATGACTATGTTAATTGTTataaaaaccaatctggttcactaatgccctttaaggacgatctgccatccttacctgttctggcctacatgggactccaggcccacagctatGTGTTAAATACCTTcagggatggtcaacaaatgctggcccagccagagacacccacatcccaagaacgaatttttaaaaaatcagtgtcATATTATTGATGCTGGAGTCGGACTGATGTTGAGCCGAACTGATTTAGATAAGGTTTGGGCCGGAACGTAGCCCAGGCCTCACATCTTCACCATTCACTCCACCACACCCCAATGAGGCCTCATTGTCAGAGTTAACAATAAAACAATAATAATTTGTCTGAGGTGGCAGAGAAACCAAATCCTAAAAAAATCACCTACTCTAGGAGCAAAGGAAGATATAAGCTAGGTTTAGACACATGGGATAGATTTTCAAGTTAACTCCCAGACATTAGCAGATCATGCACCAAATATAAAAATTTCTGGTAAAGATAATGATGCGTGGAAAATCAAGGGAATAATGCCCCATTCACGGGGAGATGGCTGGAAGTCAGAGTGCAAAGGAAAGAGATTTTAAAAAGCAGGGTTGTTGAATTTAAAAGCTGAAAAGCGTGAAATTATACAATTTAGCCAAAAGAATGAGAGATAaggcaatataaactaaatggTACAATGTTAAAGCTGGTGCAGGAATAGAGAGACCTGGGGATGTTTGTACACTAATCTTTGAGAGTGGCAGACGAAGAAGCTAATGAAGCATATGGGATCCTTGGCTTTATTAATGGAGTCCCTAATTTCAAACTGGCTCCACCCCCCGacggtatatagaccggccgcctgagggcggcgctcatttgtacagcagtcacaggcaggcaagttcttggttaataaagcctatgttcgcccgctctcatcgtcttgtagtgaattgatggtacatcaaaaagCAAAGAGaatacctttttaaaacattggttaggcctcagctggagtattctgTTTGATTCTTAGCAGCCATTTTATGAAATGTGTTAGAGtgttagagaggatgcagaagagatttatttgAATGGTAACGGAGAGGCACAGCTGGGGTGCCCACAGCCGTTGAGTGCACATGTGGGAACTCCGAGAAACTACCCATATCCTGAACAATTATCTGTGCAGAAAGTGCCAAGAAATGCAAAAACTCAGCACCATATCTTGGAACTTGTGAAGCAGCTGGTTTTACTGAGATGCATTCGCGAGGACGAGGGCTGAATGAAAAGCATGTTTCAGGAGGTGGTCACCATGCAGGCGAGAGGGACTGGGTGGCGAACAGAAAGACAAGGTAGGCAGTGCAGTATTCCTCTGAGGACATCCCACTTTCTAACAGGTACCCAGTTCAGAGTCACGACCACAGCACCATGGGTGACTCAGTTGTACAGAGAGGGAGGAAAAAAGACAAGAGAGCAATAAGGGTAGGGGATTCTATAGTTTGGAGAGTGAATTAGGAAAGCGATTAGCGAGCAGCATCTCAAAGGTACTGTAAgctagtgagtatagaaataggagaataCGGCAGATGAatggtggctggagagatggtgcaggggggagggcttcagatttctggggctttgggatcggttctggggaaggtgggatctgtacaaaccggacagtctaCACCTGAATTGGAATGGGACAAGTGTCCTTACAGGGACATTTGATAGtcttgttggggaagttaaaaggtTTACAGCACATGCTCCATCACCAGTGAACACTAGCAACAATGTGTACCACCTACTTGGCACGACTCctttgacagtaccttccaagCCCATGATTTATTCCACCAAGAAGAACAATGGCAGGTGGCACATGGGAATACCCATCAGCTGGATGTTCCAATCTAaatcacacaccaccctcacttggaaatatgttgctgCTTCTCCACTGTCAGTGGATAAAAATCCTGGAAAGTCcagcctaacagcacagtgggtacacCTTCACCACAAGGACCTCAGTAGTTCAAGCAGATGGCTCACCATCACAGCTGTCAGTATGGAAAGGATGGTTACCTCCAATTCCctcggctggattctcagttttgggactatgtctccacgccgtcgggaaaactgtggtcttttacatcaggaaagctggcgtcaaaaggccacagattccccgttttgcaTTCTCTGCCCCGTTGCCAAATGCAATTTCTGCATCagaggacagagaatccagccctctaccTTTCCCAAGTGTTCAGTGCTCTCTTCTCCTGCAAGAAGGGAGAGAAGAGACCCATGAGTGAATTTGTTTGTGGACAGATGAACATCATTTGACGAAAGTCACTGTGGGGAATAGGTGTGACATTGTATGAAAATCAGGGTTAGTGTCGGTGAATGTTCAGATAAGGTTTGAAAATGTGCATTGGCAACAAAAGATAATTGATCTGTGAGAAATGTTAGtgtgaggaaggatgtgcagaaGGAGTCTGGGGAAGATAAAGCGAGGGGGCTTAGGATTAGACCCACATGAGCATATATTTGAATGTGCCACTGCATGCACACAGCTTTCCTGACCTGATTAGGTTGCTAGACCTCTTCTGGCACTGCATCCAGTCATGTGACATCACACAGCTGCAGAGAATCTCCCCTTGGGCCTTTACAGCATCAGATCAGTGGAGAAAAGTGCAGCCTTATAACATTGGCAACGCAGTGCTGCAGGCCTTTGTTCAAATACTTGGATCGTGCTTTAACTTTCATCTTTTAAATCCTTCAGCTGAAATATAATCATGCAGCCGTGGAGCCTAGCTGAAAATCGACCTGAAAGTAAGGTTCCCTACTTTCAGGCCTGTGTTTGATTTGTCAGGAACATCCAGAACAATCTCACTGGGATCCCAGTACATGCTTTACTGCTGGTttcctgagcacccccccccccccccccccccccagcactcccccccaccccaccgctccTCCCAATGTGTAGGTGCCCCAAAGCTCCAATGCAAAGGAATTGAGATGTGTGCTCAGGAACATATTCTCTCACCTCATTTTATTGGGCCTGCACCTATTGGAAGCACAGAGCTCATTCTGCACCTTAGGGATACTACAGGGCGATGTAGAGGGGCTGAGACCGACTATCACAGATCTCCAACCAGATACCCAGGGCCAAAGATCAGGAAAAATCAGCCCCTGTAGCATGAATGTACCATGCATTGAAAGGAATTTTGATAGGAGTATCATTGTTCCTCTGATGCttcttgtggcgctaacaattgtacacaaagactcgagtgaagtacaagagaggctttattacagtgagatgctattcctccggcggcagctgtagaatggcatctcagtgaaaattacgaatatttatacagctcgctgtgggcggagctagccggcaggggcttactggagaaacctgtaatacaggtatggccatacatccccctactgcaagcacacatatatacagtggttggatcaccacactTCCATTGACCCTTGTTGCGCGGATTTTAAGTAATTTTACCACTTGAATCTCTTTATCAATCTTATAGCCCCTATTTTTCCCCAGCCACTGGAAGACATTGTGACCATAAATTGCTGAAGAGTTACATCTCCATCACCACTCTACCTGGTTGATCTATGGACAAGTTCAGAATTTATGGGTGTAAATTGCTTAAAAGCACAGTATAATTTGGGATTTGGCATTGATAGAAATGGTTTTTGGTATCGAACATTACCTGAATGATGTTGTTTTGTGTGCCAGGCCAAGTACATGAACCTGGACAGCGAATATGAAATGATCTGTTTGGAGACTGGTTGGCCTAATAATACTTACCGGAAGGTCTACACGCTCTTTCTGCTGCTTTTCACTTACATGCTGCCCTTATTTATCCTCACCATAACCTACTGGAATGTGGGACTCAGGCTGTGGGGTCGGAGACCACCAGGAAATATGGACAAAAACAGAGAAGCTCAGCAAGACAAATCAAAACGGAAGGTAAcaacatatatatattttttcctttaatacttaaaaaatgtttttttagaggacccaaggggcaatttagcatggccaatccacctatcctgcacatctttcagttctgggcgtgaaacccatgcaaccatggggagaatgtgcaaactccacgcggacagtgacccaggaccgggatcggatccgggtcctcagcaccgtaggcagcagtgctaaccactgcaccaccgtgctgccctaacaacaTATTTAATAACCCATGGAGACCCTTTGCTTGTCTGAACACACACCTAGATTTTAGACAAACAATAATGCATCCCTGCAGTACTCATATAGCCAGTTGTCCGCAGCTGCCATTATTTCAGTAGAGGCATTTTCCATGTTTTGACATTTCCATTGCTGAGATTCACAAAGAATATTGACAAAAAGCTGAACTGTGTTTGATATAATGGCATTCATACTCTTGCAGCACTCTGCTACATTCAAGAATTGATGTTGTCCTTTTCCCAATGGATATGTAactgtgtgatggaaccatcaattcaccagacacgtgtttccgatgtgaatctaggctttaatcgacttacttcagagccagcctgttacctgtcgatgaactcatagtgaactcaggctgactctggacacgggtatttatacagctggacTAGGggaaggagtcatgggcggagccaagggtggagcccagtacaagttcctgagtgctcccatcgctactccccctagtggtaggatagcgctactgcgcttacaaagacagtgtgaattaacatatatacaactatattacattcaccacactgttcCAGGTGTGGTCCTAAGTCATGAAGACTAGAAAAGCCTCAGCTTAGCTCCCCGGTGATTGTGCTGATCTCCGCTGAGGCAGCAATGAGTCTTAGCAGTGGTCTCTGGATAGATGTTGGGAAAATCTGTGGGGACTCCTGTTTTCAGTGATTTTAGCCAATATATTTCAACAAAGCTGTATGTAATAAATGGCTTTCTCATGCTGGTCTAAGTGTTTACTAACATCCATCAATGTTACTGCAGTCCATCCCAAGCCCTGGGTTTTCAGTGAACATTCTTAGAGAAACAGCCAATCAGCTGAAAGAAAACATGCTGAGCTCCTAAATTCTAAACACAGTTAGGAGATTGAGGCTGGGCATTTGGTCGATTTACTATCCTAACTTTGATGGAGGTAGAAACCTTGTTTATATACACCATTCTGCTGCTGAAATCACAGTCGCAAAATGGGAGCAACTCCATATTGTGTTTATTTTCTTCTTTGGCTTAACACTTTCTTTAAAGGGTTATAATTGATATGGAGAAGTAGACCTGGATAAAATCACAATTTATCAAAATCTACTTTCAGGTGATCAAGATGCTGTTTATAATTGTGGCTGTTTTCGCCCTTTGCTGGCTGCCATTTCACATCTTCAGTGTTACGTATGAATTCAATCCGGCAGTGCTGCCAAGTGACCCTATGGATATCACCGCTCTTTACTTCTTCTCCCACTACCTGGCCATGTCACATAGTTTCTGGAACCCGCTTATTTATGGATTCTACAATGACAATTTCAGGGTATGTTAACAGGTAAGGTAAGAAGCATATGTGTCAGCACATGGTAAGCATATGGGGAGAAGGAAATAGAGGGTTGTAAAGAGTTATGCACGGAGTTACATGAGGAAAGAAGGGAGGAGGTTCAAGTAGAGTACTAAGCCTGGCATGGATTGGTtggcccaaatggcctgtttctgttgtgtatagcacactgggctaaatcgctggctttgaaagcagaccaaggcaggccagcagcacagttcaattcccgtaacagcctccccaaacaggcaccggaatgtggtgactaggggcttttcacagtaacttcattgaagcctacttgtgacaataagtgatttttgggtgtttctctggttggcaatcagtagctagtggtgtccctcagggatccgtgttgggcccacaattgttcacaatttacatagatgatttggagttggggaccaagggcaatgtgtccttAGTTtgcagatgagtggtaaagcgaaaagtgcagaggatactggaagtctgcagagggatttggataggttaagtgaatgggctcgggtctggcagatggaatacaatgctgacaaatgtgaggttatccattttggtaggaataacagcaaacgggattattatttaaacgataaaatattaaagcatgctgctgtgcagagagacctgggtgtgctagtgcatgagtcacagaaggttggtttacaggtgcaacaggtgattaagaaggcaaatggaattttgtccttcattgctagagggatggagtttaagactagggaggttatgatgcaattgtataaggtgttagtgaggccacacctggagtattgtgttcagttttggtctccttacttgagaaaggacgtactggcactggaggatgtgcagaggagattcactaggttaatcccagagctgaaggggttggattatgaggagaggttgagtagactgggactgtactcgttggaatttagaaggatgaggggggatcttatagaaacatttaaaattatgaagggaatagataggatagatgcgggcaggttgtttccactggcaggtgaaagcagaactgggggacatagcctcaaaataaggggaagtagatttaggactgagtttaggaggaacttcttcacccaaagggttgtgagtctatggaatcccttgcccagtgaagcagttgaggatccttcattacatgtttttaaggtaaagatagatagttttttgaagaataaagggattaagggtgatggtgttcgggccggaaagtggagctgagtccacaaaagatcagccatgatctcattgaatggcggagcaggctcgaggggccagatggcctactcctgctcctagttcttatgttctgatgtaTTCTTACATCATTTGCCTGAGTTTAGCACAAAATAGTACCTGAAAAACAGTTGCAATGCACAGAAAAAGTGACTGCTAATCCTTAACTAGTCTGCAGAAGCATTATTTTAGTGGGCAAGTAGGAAATCTAGAGAGCAAACTCAGTTGAGTCTTTTCAAATGCAAATCAAATGGATTTCTTTCAGAATATAGAAATAGAATATTGGTAATTTGAGACTTGAGATAAGCTAAATGTAGCTTACTTGGGAAGAACAGGGGTCAGAGAAGAGCaagctactaataataataatctttattgtcacaggtaggcttacattaacactgcagtgaagttactgtgaaaatcccttagttgacacactccggcgcctgttcaggtacactgagggagaattcagaatgtccaattcacctaacaagcatgtctttcggcacttgtgagaggacactggagcatctggaggaaacccacgcaggcacggggggaacgtgcagactccgcacagacagtgtcccaaaccgggaatcgaacctgggaccctggcgctgtgaagcaacagtgctaaccactgtgttgcagtGCTGCCCGACTCCAATAGTGCTTGCCATTGTTCAGCCAGATACAGTGATGGATGTTTAAGCCAGTTGTAAAAAATATGCTGAAGTCAGCACCCTTTGGAATGAAGTGAAGATGGGGGCTAAACAGATAGGCTGGGAGAGAATTACAGTCTAAGCAGGATAAAAACCCCAGTGATGGACACAAGGGAATGCTTGAACAGATCAATATCTACAGAGTAATGTGATGAATAAAGGGTGAAAGGCCATgttgaaaagtttgaaaaacaggcTATAAGTGACTTGAGAAAGAATATTTTCTAGGGAATTGTgtgaaggaaaggggatgtggatGATGAGGGGTATAAAATAAGTGGTTGGAAATGGCCTTGACTGCGATCAGTTTGATGGGAATAGAGAGGCCACATGAAATGGTAAGATCAAGGCACAGCCATgaatatgaacatagaacatacaatgcagaaggaggccattcagcccatcgagtgctcaccaacccacttaagacctcacttcaccctatccccctaacccaataacccctcttaaccttgcATTAGAGGGTTTAGGTGAAAGGACGACAGGAGGATTATCGAAAGCATCATGGATGAAGAGTTCAAAGgcaaaatactgaggatgctggaactctgaaatataaacaaaaaatgctggaaatactaagatcaggcagcatctgtggagatacagagtttttaagaaataaatttagactacccaattcattttttttccaattatggggcaatttagtgtgaccaatccacctagcttgcacatttttttcgggttatgggggtgaaacccaggcaaacacggggagaatgtgcaaactccacatggacagtgacccagagccgggatccaacctgggacctcggcaccgtgaggccgcagtgctaaccccctgcgccaccatgctgcacagagaaacagagttaggtttcaggtcaatggccttTCATTACAGCTGAAAAAGTCAGAGACGTAACAGGTTTTACTCAAGTGGGGAAATGGGGGGAAtggaaggaaagaacaaaaagaatATCTGTATTGAGTAGAAGGCAGGAGATTAAATGGTGAAATGGATGGCGGTGCAAGGCAAAAGGAGATGGGCACATATAAAAGATGGATCTATAGGAATTGTAAATGTGAATTGCATCTGTCCAAAAACATGGGGGTAGAGGTTAAgtcctgaaattgttgaactcgatgttgagtctggaaggtGCGAAAGTCCCTCACTGAAAGCTGAGATACTCTTCCTAGATCTTTGAGTTGGATCTTCAGTATGAGGACTGATGGAGGAAGAGGGTATTCCCCTTAAAGTTGAGATAGTTAAAGGGTTAGCCAGAACTCATACTGGGATGTCCTGAGATCATAAAggtgctttgtaaatgcaagtattttcgTTTATTTGTTCCCTTAGTGTTGTGGCTGTCTTTAAAGACTGGACCTCTCATAAACTGCCTTACCTGAACCCTCAAAGTACATTATCCTTGGTGTAATGAGGACAGCCAGGAAATCCAGGCCAATGAGTGCACATGGAGGAATGTAAACTTCAAATGCCCTGCAGTTCCTGTCTTGCCCAGGAAAATTAATGTGCTGAGTTTCTGTTTATAACCAGAGCTAATTTTGATTTAAAGACTGGAGCATTGTTTTTTAAATGTAAGTTTCCATACTTTCCCATGTTGGAAAATCTATAGACTGGCGAGACTAGTTAGGCTATGATCTTGAGAAAAGAGGCAGATAAGACAGGCGGTCACCTTTGTGAAGAAGTAGGGAGCAGCCAGTATCAAGATGGGTTCAGAGTTGAAAGAAATTGCAAGTTTATAatgaagaggaagagaggagaAAGAATGGACTCTGCCATATAGGAAGAAATGCAAGAAAGGATAAGGACAGTAAATTAGGTTGGGCCACAGTGGAGAAGATTACGGAGGGGCAAGAAAACAAATGAAACAGGTGGAGAGCAGAGTGGGTAGATTCACATGGTTCCTTACCCCAAATGGAGTTTGGC encodes:
- the LOC119965306 gene encoding neuropeptide Y receptor type 5-like encodes the protein MELYNMSQAMKNETHLIIPDAAHYIIIIMYASATLLSLSGNILVIWVLTMGCRTRTDITVFLINLAVADLTMAIFCIPLTFTEVLLQRWLFGELLCPLVRFAQILSVSVSIYTLMTIGVDRYYAVCHPLKSRMGRSRSKILIAVIWMVSFSIASVQLFVSRAKYMNLDSEYEMICLETGWPNNTYRKVYTLFLLLFTYMLPLFILTITYWNVGLRLWGRRPPGNMDKNREAQQDKSKRKVIKMLFIIVAVFALCWLPFHIFSVTYEFNPAVLPSDPMDITALYFFSHYLAMSHSFWNPLIYGFYNDNFRADLQRLCIRFYPFRCCLHMYGDNLSTHSDSDNFRKENTISLRLSSVESCRSLVSRKQSIGTTPRSVQIHVLTEDLWLL